Proteins from a genomic interval of Amycolatopsis sp. cg13:
- a CDS encoding ABC transporter permease, producing MSTATLTRPDRARVTSWLQNYGVYLAVVVLLLFNIAFTKNFLSAANFRTQLVQAAPVCIVALGMALVIGTEGIDLSVGSVMSVAAALVPLYLGAGPVMVIVVALIAGVASGLFSGFLVAQLGIQPIIATLALLVGGRGLALVIAHGQLVQLHNPDFLALGTGDVLGVPIMVLVAAVLSVLAGLLVRRTTFGRHLVAVGGNRPAATLAGLPVKRVLIGVYAMSGALAAIAGVLSTARLAASDPNDLGLLMELSAITAVVVGGTPLTGGRVRVLGTVFGALLMQLVHATLIKHNLPDSAAQMVQAAIIVAAVYVARERSTR from the coding sequence ATGTCGACCGCGACACTGACGAGACCTGACCGCGCCCGCGTCACGAGCTGGCTGCAGAACTACGGCGTGTACCTGGCCGTGGTCGTGCTGCTGCTGTTCAACATCGCGTTCACGAAGAACTTCCTCTCCGCGGCCAACTTCCGCACGCAGCTGGTGCAGGCCGCGCCGGTGTGCATCGTCGCGCTCGGCATGGCGCTGGTGATCGGCACCGAGGGCATCGACCTGTCCGTCGGCTCGGTGATGTCGGTTGCCGCCGCGCTCGTCCCGCTGTACCTCGGGGCCGGGCCGGTGATGGTGATCGTGGTCGCGTTGATCGCCGGGGTCGCTTCCGGACTGTTCAGCGGGTTTCTGGTGGCGCAGCTCGGCATTCAGCCGATCATCGCCACGCTGGCCCTACTGGTCGGCGGTCGGGGGCTGGCGCTCGTGATCGCCCACGGACAGCTGGTGCAGCTGCACAACCCGGACTTCCTCGCGCTCGGCACCGGCGACGTCCTCGGCGTGCCGATCATGGTCCTGGTGGCCGCAGTTCTCTCCGTGCTGGCCGGATTGTTGGTGCGGCGCACCACGTTCGGCCGACACTTGGTCGCAGTCGGCGGCAACCGTCCTGCTGCGACACTCGCCGGCCTGCCGGTGAAACGCGTCCTGATCGGCGTGTACGCCATGTCCGGTGCGCTGGCGGCGATCGCTGGCGTGCTGTCCACCGCACGACTCGCGGCGAGCGATCCCAACGATCTCGGCCTGCTGATGGAACTTTCCGCGATCACCGCGGTGGTGGTCGGCGGAACTCCGCTCACCGGCGGCCGGGTACGCGTACTCGGCACGGTGTTCGGCGCACTGCTCATGCAATTGGTGCACGCCACGCTGATCAAGCACAACCTGCCCGATTCCGCCGCGCAAATGGTGCAGGCCGCCATCATCGTCGCCGCGGTGTACGTCGCCCGGGAACGGAGCACGCGATGA
- a CDS encoding ABC transporter permease encodes MIATTAAPPSERGAAFAAVLQRQGAAVVLVLGVAAAWFAFPRFGSADNLRDLALQSSFLAVIALGMTFVIISGGIDLSVGSVYALGGVLAAYGSRYGLVVAILLPLVVCGLIGFVNGLLIARTKMAPFIVTLASLLFARGLLLALTNEGATTYKVEPGSALLWLGQGKIFGIGVPVYLALVLFGLGGLLLRRTRFGQSVFALGGAEQSALLMGLPVARTKITLYTLSGTLAGFAGVLTAAYLQSGVTVLGVGTELDAISVVVIGGTLLTGGAGTVIGTLVGVLLKTLIQNVINQVGTLDSNYQTVVSGAFLLVVVVIQRLLARSRRS; translated from the coding sequence ATGATCGCGACCACCGCCGCCCCGCCGTCGGAACGGGGTGCCGCGTTCGCCGCAGTCCTGCAACGCCAAGGCGCGGCCGTGGTGCTCGTACTGGGCGTGGCTGCCGCGTGGTTTGCCTTCCCGCGCTTCGGATCGGCGGACAACCTGCGCGATCTCGCGTTGCAAAGTTCTTTCCTGGCAGTGATCGCGCTCGGCATGACGTTCGTGATCATTTCCGGCGGGATCGATCTGTCCGTCGGCTCGGTGTACGCGCTCGGCGGGGTGCTGGCCGCATACGGCTCCCGCTACGGTCTGGTCGTCGCGATCCTGCTGCCGTTAGTCGTTTGTGGACTGATCGGGTTCGTCAACGGTCTTCTCATCGCCCGCACGAAGATGGCACCGTTCATCGTCACGCTCGCGTCGTTGTTGTTTGCTCGCGGGCTCTTGCTGGCCTTGACCAACGAGGGCGCGACAACGTACAAAGTGGAGCCGGGATCGGCGTTGCTCTGGCTGGGGCAAGGCAAGATCTTCGGCATCGGCGTACCGGTGTATCTCGCTTTGGTCCTTTTCGGACTCGGCGGGCTGCTGCTGCGCCGGACCCGGTTCGGCCAGTCGGTGTTCGCTCTCGGCGGCGCGGAACAGTCCGCGTTGCTGATGGGTCTTCCGGTGGCCCGCACCAAAATCACCCTCTACACGCTCAGCGGCACGCTCGCCGGATTCGCCGGCGTGCTCACCGCGGCGTATCTGCAATCGGGCGTCACCGTGCTCGGCGTCGGCACGGAACTGGACGCGATTTCCGTCGTGGTCATCGGCGGAACGCTGCTCACCGGCGGCGCGGGAACCGTCATCGGCACGCTCGTCGGCGTGCTGCTGAAGACGCTGATCCAGAACGTCATCAACCAGGTCGGCACTCTCGATTCCAACTACCAGACGGTGGTCAGCGGCGCGTTCCTGCTGGTCGTCGTCGTGATCCAACGGCTGCTGGCCCGTTCCCGCCGATCCTGA